CCATAAGGGCTTCCTCCGGGCCGTAACAGACCAAAACGTCCCCGGGAAGGATTATTGTGTCGCCTCTGGGTGCCCCTATGTAGACCTCTCCCTCCCTGGTTTTTCTGTATATTCCGAGAACCAGTATGCCCTCCTTGTCCAGCTCTAGTTCCCTCAAACTTTTGTTGGCGAGCCAGCTGTTTTTCTTCACCTTTATCTGGGAAATTGAGTAGCCGTGGGTTATCCCCAAGAGCTGGGCGTAGTCGTAGACCCTGAGCTCTGGAAAGGCTCTCTGGAGGAACCTTCTAATCCATTTTCTCATGAACCTATCGACTGTTTTGGACGTGAAGACGACGTAGAGCACAAGGAGGCTCGCTATTAGGACGAGCAGATAATCTGTGGCCTCCTCTCTTCCCTTTCCGACGAAGGTTAATACAAGAGTCGCTATGACGGAAGTTATTCCAGCGCTTCCCAGGAATATGAGAATTCGGATAATCTTTCTCCTCGCTGGATGTGAAACGACGTATTCGCTTTCACTTGTGGTAAAGCCCGTTCCTGAAAAAGCCGACTGGGCCTGGAAGGAGGCGACTTCCCTTGAGAGGCCCGTCATTTCAAGGGCTACTGCCCCAATCCTGACTATTATAAGGGAAACTGTGATTGCCAAAATTAGGGAAATAAGGGCTATCAGCCCCGTTCACCCCGCGGCTGTTTTGGTAGTTGCCTCGTGTTCGGCCTTTGCACTCAGTGCTATCGCTATGAAGTTTGCACCGCTCATTATCAGGTCAACTGAAACGAATAGCCCAATCGCCCAGAGGCTCGACCAGGGCCACTGAATAACTATCAGGAACCCCAGGATTACCGTCAGAACACCCGAGAGTGTCATCAGAGCCCACTGGCTGATATCCCTGTTCTGGAATGCAACGCCAATCCTTATGGCACCTATTAGCATCAGCGAGAAGCCCAGAACGAGAGTCAAAATTGTCGTTGCCAGAATCGGGTTCTCGAGCGTTGCTATACCGCCTATTACGTACACCACACCCATGATAATGTGGAGGGTTCTGCTCTTCCAGTCCTTGGCTTTGGCGATTCCCTGTATGACCTGCAGTGTTCCGCCGACGAGCATGAAGGCACCGAAGATGGCAACACTCGTTATGCTAACCAGGGGTAGCAACAGTAACCCGGCGAAGCCCAGCGTCATGAAGATTATCCCGAGTCCCAAGAGCCATACCCAGTTCTTCCCGACCTCTCCGTATTCCACGTTCTCACCCCCAAATTTTTTCACGAAAAGTTACTTTAAAGCTTTAAAAAGTTTTCTGTGGAAAAGTTACTAAAACATTGGGAAGTTTTATAAAGCCCTCCGCGGGGGAGAGAGCATGCGTTTCAAACCTAAACCGTTCACGGAACCCCTGCCCTTCAGGTGTCTCTACTGCCTCGACTGCTGCAGGGGGAGACACGTTTACCTCACGCTCAAGGACATCGAAGGGATAGCCAAGGCTGGCCACGACCCGCAGGACTTCGTAACCTTCTCGGTAGAGGGAGATAAGATACGCTTCGTCCTTGCCATTCGGGAGTGGGATTTGGGATGCGTTTTCCACGACCCCGAGACCGGAAAGTGCAGGATTCACCCGGTGAGGCCCATTATATGCCGGATTTACCCCTTCATGGTCTCTCGTAAGCCACTTGGCGTTGATGGTGAGAAGCCGTTTGAGTACAAGGGGGAAACCCTCTGGCTCTACTACGACGAGAGCTGTCCCGGGATAAACGCGGAGGAGCCGGAAGTCGTGATAAGCCCCGAGGAGATAGCGGAACTCGGCCTGGAGTTCGAGCGGGAGTTCAAAAGAACCGACATGGACGGCTTTGCAAAGCTTCTCGACGAGCTCGAAAAGTAGATATACAACTTCCCCTTAATACTCCTTATGAGGGGCCTCCTGCTGGCATCTGCTTACCTCCTTCAGGGTGTTCTCAACGTGGTCTTTTACGGGATTCCCTCGGTGATGTTTTCTGCTCTCCTCCCGCAGAGCGTTTTTCAGGAAAGCGCGTGGCTCCTGCCCTTTCTGGTTCTCCTGTACTTCTCCCTCGGTGCACTCTCCCTTTACTACCTGGGTTTCACAACTCTACCGAACAGGGGGAAATACCTCGGAGTCATTTACTTCTCCGTGGGGCTTATAGGTTCCCTGGCAATCTGCTTTGAGTCCGCTGTCGAGACGCCTGTTCTGAGAGCTGTCTTCGCTCTCTGGGCTCTTTCCTCGCTCCTCGGCCTGTTTCTTATTCCACGCACCGGAAACCTGGAGGACGTTCTGCCCCTTTTGACAGCTTTGACGCTACTATTACTGCTGTTCTCCGGTGCTGTGAGCTTTCTGACGGCCCAGTGGATTGTCGAGGACTACTACGCACACCTTCACATGAGCGGGGGCATTCCTGAAAACGCGAGCATTATAGTTGCCCGTCCCGAGAACGTTTCCATCAACGGGACGGGCTAAGCTTTTAAGTTTCCCATTGATGCTTAGGAACATGGAGCGTGAACTCCGTTACCGGCGCGCCTCCGCATGGGAATACGATTTGATACTCAGGGAGGCCGAAAAGTACGGCGAGCTCAGGCATAGCTTTTTTGGCGTTGTCGAGGGCAAGTTCAGGGACGTCTACGCTGTGAACGAGAGGGTATGGGCTGAGATAGAAACCCTCAAGCTCAAACCCTACGCCTATGGGACGTTCGTCGGGACAATAAAGGTGGACAACCTCGTTGAGAAGTTCTACCCCAACGTTGAGTTCTTCTACTTCGTTGACGTCCAGAAGAACTACGCGGTTCTGAAGCCGAAGGCCGGCTTCCTCTTCACGACGGGCAAAGACGTCCCGAGGAATGGCGTTAAGGAGTACATCTGGCGGGGAACTAAGAAGCTCGTTATTTTCGATGAGAACGGGATAATCCTCGGCATAGGCAGGATAAACCCCGAGAGCAGGAAAAAGTTCATTTTGAACGTCACCGACATCGGCGAGTTCCTGAGGAGAAGGCGCTAAACTTTTCTAACGTGACGTAATCTTTTTAAGACCTTTTGCGTAGAGCTTAATGGTAACTAAAAGTAACTAAAGGGGGTGACGCTCATGATTAGGAGGGTTAAAACGGGCATCCCTGGGATGGACGAAATCCTTCACGGTGGAATCCCTGAGCGAAACGTTGTCCTTCTCAGCGGTGGTCCCGGGACGGGAAAAACGATATTCAGTCAGCAGTTCATATGGAACGGTCTTCAAATGGGTGAGCCTGGTATTTACGTTGCCCTCGAGGAGCACCCCGTTCAGGTGAGGCAGAACATGGCCCAGTTCGGCTGGGACGTGAGGAAGTACGAGGAGGAAGGGCTTTTCGCAATGGTTGACGCCTTCACGGCCGGAATAGGAAAGAGCAAGGAGTACGAAAAGTACATAGTCCACGACCTAACGGACATCAGGGAGTTCATAGACGTCCTCAGGGGGGCCGTTAAGGACATCGGTGCGAAGAGGGTCGTTATAGACTCCGTCACAACCCTCTACATCAACAAGCCCGCGATGGCTAGGAGCATTGTCATGCAGCTCAAGCGCGTTTTGGCAGGGTTGGGAGTTACGAGCATACTTGTGAGCCAGATAAGCGTTGGGGAAAGGGGTTTCGGCGGACCGGGTGTTGAGCACGGCGTTGATGGAATAATTCGCCTTGATCTGGACGAGATTGACGGCGAGCTCAAGCGCTCGTTGATAGTCTGGAAGATGCGCGGAACGAGCCATTCAATGAGAAGGCACCCATTTGAGATAACTGACAAGGGAATAGTGGTTTATCCGGATAAAGTCCTCAAAAGGAAGACAATAGTTGAAATTGAATAAACACGAGGGGGTGAGAGAATGGAGGTGCCCCTGAACCCAATGGGAAGGGAGGAGATACACAGGCTTGAGAGCATACTGCTCTTTGCGACCCTCTTCAGGCCTGAGGTCATAGAGCTAATCAAGGACCCGGCCGAGAGATTGACATGGGTCGACAGTTTAGCTGTTGCGGCAGGAGCGATAGCCAGGGAGAAGGCCGGCATGACTGTCAGGGAAATTGCAGAGGAACTCGGCAGGACCGAGCAGACAATCAGAAAGCACCTCAAGGGCGAGACCAAGGCCGGGCAACTGGTCAGGGAAACTTACGAACTCATAAAGCAGGGCAAGCTCGATGAGCTCGTCAGAAACGTCGAGGTTCTGGCCAAGGGTGGCCAGCTGGTTGCCCTTGAGGAGTACGAGAAGCTCAAGAAGGAGAAGGAGGAACTTGAGGCCAAGGTTAAGGAGCTTGAGGAGAGAGTCAGGGCATTGGAGGAGGAGAACAGGGAACTTAAAACAAAGCTTGAGAACGTCAGGAAGATACTATCGGACGCTTTGGAGAGGATAAGGGAGGTAGAAAAGCTTCTTTAAATTCCATTCCCATTTTTTCTCAGACTTTCTTCCCAAGTAACTATCATGTGGGTAAACGTTTCATCATCTTCTTCAATTCCACGCTTTATCTCACTCACGTGGGCGTACTTTGCTTTGAGTTTGTCGAGGATATAATCAACGGCCTTCTCCGGATTGGCCTTAGTCCCGCAAGTGTAAACATCTAAAGCAGCGTAACCCTTCTCGGGCCAAGTATGAATTGAAATATGGCTCTCGGCAACGATAACGACTCCGCTGACGCCGGTTGGTGAGAACTTGAAGAAGTAGCTTGACTTGACCTCCATGTTGCCGACCTTCGCCGCCTCGAGGAATATCTCTCTTATTCTGTCCGCGTTGCCGAGTATCTCTGGATCACAGCCAGCGGCCTCAACAACATAATGAAAGCCGATGGTCTCTATCTCGCTCATGGTTTCTCACCTGAGGGGTGGGTAGTATGCTCCCTTTTTAAAGTTAATCCTGGAAGCGAACGGGAATGAAAAGGCCGTTTCTGTTCTAAACTGACCGGAACGGAATTTTATGAATTTAAACTGAAAGTTTTTGGTAGTTTTTGGATAATCCTGTTACCCTCTGCTAAAATTGGCTTTGAGGCGAGTGAAACCGTTTAAACCTTTCTGGTGAGTGGTGCTCAACTTAAACCCAAGAACCACTAATTTTAAAACTCACTCCCTCAAATTAACCACAAGTCAGGATTACAAAACGCCAGGGGTGAACATATGTCTAGGAGGAAAGCTAAAAAGCCCGGTGAAACAAATGAATTCCGGGCAAAAAAGCGCGAAAAGTTAAAGTTCTTAGCTGAGATGGAACCAAAGAAGATGATAATTTATCCGCTTGCGGTTTTCATAGTTGCGTTGCTTTTAGTTGCTGTCCATTTTCCTCCACTCGGCATTGATCTCAGAGGTGGTGTTGTTGTAACGGCCTACGGTGTAAACGCCAACCCAGATACAATTGAAAAATGGCTGAGCAACGAGCTTGGAGTTCAGGTCACCGTCGAGAGTTTCACGAGCGTTGAGGGAACCAAAGGAATTCGTGTTTACGCTCCCACGGGGGTTGACCCTGTTCAAATAATCAACCTCCTGAAGCAGAAGTATCCCAACGCCGAATACACCCACAGTGAAGTCCTTCCGACGTTTGGAGAGCTTGCCAAGAAACAGGGTATAAAGGCAATAACCTTCGCCTTCATAGCGATGGCCGTTGTGGTATTCCTGTTCTTCAGGAATCCAGTTTCGTCACTGGCTATAATATTCTCGGCCCTCTCGGACATGACAATAGCCGTTGCAATGATGGGTGTCTTTGGCATTCAGCTTACCACCGCGACGA
This region of Thermococcus sp. genomic DNA includes:
- a CDS encoding TrkA C-terminal domain-containing protein codes for the protein MIALISLILAITVSLIIVRIGAVALEMTGLSREVASFQAQSAFSGTGFTTSESEYVVSHPARRKIIRILIFLGSAGITSVIATLVLTFVGKGREEATDYLLVLIASLLVLYVVFTSKTVDRFMRKWIRRFLQRAFPELRVYDYAQLLGITHGYSISQIKVKKNSWLANKSLRELELDKEGILVLGIYRKTREGEVYIGAPRGDTIILPGDVLVCYGPEEALMELSKRVKGKKGDKAHEEAVKRAQLRAMEEEIKARP
- the speD gene encoding adenosylmethionine decarboxylase, with the translated sequence METIGFHYVVEAAGCDPEILGNADRIREIFLEAAKVGNMEVKSSYFFKFSPTGVSGVVIVAESHISIHTWPEKGYAALDVYTCGTKANPEKAVDYILDKLKAKYAHVSEIKRGIEEDDETFTHMIVTWEESLRKNGNGI
- a CDS encoding DUF308 domain-containing protein, whose protein sequence is MKKFGGENVEYGEVGKNWVWLLGLGIIFMTLGFAGLLLLPLVSITSVAIFGAFMLVGGTLQVIQGIAKAKDWKSRTLHIIMGVVYVIGGIATLENPILATTILTLVLGFSLMLIGAIRIGVAFQNRDISQWALMTLSGVLTVILGFLIVIQWPWSSLWAIGLFVSVDLIMSGANFIAIALSAKAEHEATTKTAAG
- a CDS encoding protein translocase subunit SecF; amino-acid sequence: MSRRKAKKPGETNEFRAKKREKLKFLAEMEPKKMIIYPLAVFIVALLLVAVHFPPLGIDLRGGVVVTAYGVNANPDTIEKWLSNELGVQVTVESFTSVEGTKGIRVYAPTGVDPVQIINLLKQKYPNAEYTHSEVLPTFGELAKKQGIKAITFAFIAMAVVVFLFFRNPVSSLAIIFSALSDMTIAVAMMGVFGIQLTTATIAALLMLIGYTVDSNILLTTKLTKRKEDTIEEAYLSAVSTGFTMSTTTLGALFMLWLISTSPTIDNIAIVLIFGLLADFMNTWIFNAGVLRWYLSKRGVNA
- a CDS encoding KaiC domain-containing protein; the protein is MIRRVKTGIPGMDEILHGGIPERNVVLLSGGPGTGKTIFSQQFIWNGLQMGEPGIYVALEEHPVQVRQNMAQFGWDVRKYEEEGLFAMVDAFTAGIGKSKEYEKYIVHDLTDIREFIDVLRGAVKDIGAKRVVIDSVTTLYINKPAMARSIVMQLKRVLAGLGVTSILVSQISVGERGFGGPGVEHGVDGIIRLDLDEIDGELKRSLIVWKMRGTSHSMRRHPFEITDKGIVVYPDKVLKRKTIVEIE
- a CDS encoding YkgJ family cysteine cluster protein, which encodes MRFKPKPFTEPLPFRCLYCLDCCRGRHVYLTLKDIEGIAKAGHDPQDFVTFSVEGDKIRFVLAIREWDLGCVFHDPETGKCRIHPVRPIICRIYPFMVSRKPLGVDGEKPFEYKGETLWLYYDESCPGINAEEPEVVISPEEIAELGLEFEREFKRTDMDGFAKLLDELEK